One window of Aliarcobacter lanthieri genomic DNA carries:
- the trpB gene encoding tryptophan synthase subunit beta, producing MNDYIPKKSIFDPNERGEFGGIFGGQYVPETLMPILKELETSYFKYRFDKDFWAEVNALLKDYVGRENPLYFAKNISEELGAKVYLKREDLNHTGAHKVNNVIAQGLLAKRMGKTKVIAETGAGQHGVATATIAALLGLECTVFMGTKDVQRQELNVFRMKLLGAKVVSVESGSKTLKDAMNDAIRYWVTNARDTFYIIGTVAGPHPYPMMVRDFQAIIGYEARKQILEKEQKLPDFVIACIGGGSNAIGIFSHFLEDKNVNCIGIEAGGLGLDTNKHGCSLEKGNPGILHGQCSYLLQDEDGQVLEAHSISAGLDYPGIGPEHSFHRDNNNVTYDNITDKEALDAFVWLSQKEGIIPAFESSHAIAYLKKAQDKLKGKSVIVCLSGRGDKDMIQAKSLLNFD from the coding sequence ATGAATGATTATATTCCAAAAAAAAGTATATTTGATCCAAATGAAAGAGGAGAATTTGGTGGGATTTTTGGTGGTCAATATGTACCAGAAACACTGATGCCAATTTTAAAAGAGCTAGAAACTTCTTATTTTAAATATAGATTTGATAAAGATTTTTGGGCAGAAGTTAATGCTTTATTAAAAGATTATGTAGGAAGAGAAAATCCATTATATTTTGCTAAAAATATTAGTGAAGAACTCGGAGCAAAGGTATATTTAAAAAGGGAAGATTTAAATCATACTGGTGCTCATAAAGTAAATAATGTTATTGCTCAAGGTTTATTAGCTAAAAGAATGGGGAAAACAAAAGTAATAGCAGAAACTGGTGCAGGGCAACATGGAGTTGCAACAGCTACTATTGCTGCACTTTTAGGTTTAGAATGTACAGTTTTTATGGGTACAAAAGATGTTCAAAGACAAGAATTGAATGTATTTAGAATGAAACTTCTAGGAGCTAAAGTTGTATCAGTTGAAAGTGGAAGTAAAACTCTAAAAGATGCTATGAACGATGCTATAAGATATTGGGTTACTAATGCAAGAGATACTTTTTATATAATTGGAACTGTTGCTGGTCCACATCCTTATCCTATGATGGTTAGAGATTTTCAAGCAATTATTGGATATGAAGCAAGAAAACAAATTTTAGAAAAAGAACAAAAATTACCTGATTTTGTAATTGCCTGTATTGGTGGTGGTTCAAATGCTATTGGTATATTTTCTCATTTTTTAGAGGATAAAAATGTTAATTGTATTGGAATTGAAGCTGGAGGATTAGGACTAGATACAAATAAGCATGGTTGTTCTTTAGAAAAAGGAAATCCTGGAATACTTCATGGACAATGTTCTTATTTATTACAAGATGAAGATGGACAAGTTTTAGAAGCACATTCAATTAGTGCAGGACTTGATTATCCAGGTATTGGACCTGAACACTCTTTTCATAGAGATAATAATAATGTTACGTATGACAATATAACAGATAAAGAAGCACTTGATGCTTTTGTATGGTTGAGTCAAAAAGAGGGAATAATACCAGCTTTTGAATCATCTCATGCTATTGCATATTTAAAAAAAGCTCAAGATAAATTAAAAGGAAAAAGTGTAATTGTATGTTTATCAGGACGGGGAGATAAAGATATGATACAAGCAAAAAGCCTACTAAACTTTGATTAA